From the genome of Solanum dulcamara chromosome 12, daSolDulc1.2, whole genome shotgun sequence:
TATGAAGAGATACTTACACATGATGTTTATTGACCTCGAAAATGCGTATGATAGAGTGCTTAAGAAGGTTATTCTATGGTGATGTTTGGAGTCTAAATGTGTACTTGTGACTTACATTATGGCTATTAAGTACATGGATCTAAGTAGTGGAAGGTGACTCAATACTTCCCGGTCATGGtagggttgcatcaaggatatCAACCTTTTGCCCATTTATATTTTCCTTAGTGATAGATGACTTGAGGCAACATATTCATAAAAAGTTGTCATGGTATATGTTATTTGCAGATAATATAATATTCATCAATGAGACTCGCACTATAATTAGTGATAAGttaaaaatttgaagaattgaaaccTTATAATAAAAAGGTTTCATATTAAGCAGGACTAAAACATAGATCTTGAAGTGCAAGTTTAATGACACAACACATTAATCAGAAATGAAAGTGAAGATCGATAAACAAATCATATTCaatagaagaaattttaagtaCCTTGGCTCTAGTATCCAAAAGAAACTGGAAGAATAACAAGGATGTAACATATATTATTGGAGAAAGGTGGGTGAAATAGAGGCTCGCGTTCGAGGTATTGAGTGATAAGTTCATGTCACCAAGGCATAAGTGTGAGTTATATATAGTGATGGTTAGACCTACATAATTGTATTAGGCTTAATATCGGCTAGTAAAGAACTCAcacgttcaaaagataaaaataacaaaaatgagGATGGTCAAATGGATGTGTGAGTGTATTAGGAGAAACAAGATTAGGAACGAAGTTACATAAGACAAGGTGGATGTAGACTTCATGTTGAACAAAATGAGGAAAACTGAATTTGAGATGGTTGTGAAATGTGAAGAGGAGGTGCACAAATGCACTAGTAAGGAGGTGTGATATATTAACTATAACATGTTTTGAAAGTGGTAGATATACGCCAAAGAAGAACTAGGTGATATGATTAGATATGCCATGACACATCTCTGTTAGCTtattgaggacatgaccctatATAGAAAGGTATGGAGGTCAATGATTAGGTATCAGGATAGTATGTAACCGAATGTTGTCATACTTTTATGTGGGAGAGGCATGAGGTGAGTATCCTCTTCTCATTTTCTCCTTATCTAGTTGCATTAGTTAGTAGTCACATATTAtcttattcttgagttttcaCTATTACTTGCTGCTTCATTCGTTATGTGTATGTCTTGCTATTTTGTTTCTATTATTGATTTTACACTTTTTTTAGTCGAGAGTTTATTATAAACAACCTTTTACCCCCACAAAAAGTAATGGTAAGGTCTGCTTACATACTATCATCTCCAAACTTTATTTGTGGAACTACACTgaatttgttattgttgttcagATGATTTCTAATCACAAAATAtctataacttattttaaactataaatttcaaaaaaaaaatcctttatTAATTTTATGACTAATTAAATATCATCATATAAACAAAAGTATAAAGTACTAGTCATCTGTGTTTTCAAAGAAAATTTCAGGGAGGGGCGTACCAAAACTGTTCcctaacacaaatgaaagaCATAGATTCATAGGGAGTAAATCCTAGAATTCAGGCCATAAGTCGTGGACATAAAAACGTACGTCCCAACATTAAATCTGATTTTTATTGActcaaaaatagttttttataaattatatatttttttataactaaCATGATTTATTAATCACCAGTAACAATAATTACAAAGCTGTAGCTTAGTTAACCTCAACTAGCTATCTCATGATTCATCATAAGATGGACTAAAACCTAGACTAGCTTGCTACAtacaacttaaaaataaaaattctgaatGAAGATATTAACATCAGGTGTAGCTCGAGCACTACACGTATAGGCTATCTCTCAGGCAAGGCTTTCAACTTCACGACttcacttttaaaaatattacatattttttttgtccATATTGCATATACTATCTTAGCACATAACAACTTAAATAGTCTAGCAGAGTGTTAGAATTAATTACATCTCTGACGTATCAGAGAAGACGAAGGAAACAAAATCACCATTAAAAGACTTTTTGCAGAGAAAAGAAAATGCAATAGAGTACTGTGAAGACATTTGATTTCCTCCAAATACACGTGGCCACAAATAAAGTAAAATGATCACATGCTATGCAcgagtttttttttaaagaattctctAGAACTATGCTGATGTAAATATTAGTAGTATTTAATtcccattttatttattaactgTAAATATAGTTTGTTATGGCAAAAATCAATAGTATAGGGACAGGTGTATAGTTAGTTGCTTTCAATTATTTCTTTTCATTGCTATATAAACATGTACTGTGCAGAtgaaaaatacacaaaaaattcACTTCAATTTGTTTCttcgttattttttttatcatggtatcagagctttcgATCTAAATCtgctctcattttattttttttgtatttttttttatttttattactaattTCTTGACTTTTACAAATCTGTTACAATGGTAAATGATAGTAGTGTTGCTTTTGGGACCCAAGTTCCCACTACAGTGATCAATACTAATCAAAATGAATTTAACAATACCTCTCATCCTTACTTCATCTCACCATCAGGCTCTCCTGGCACACTGTTAACCAATGTAGTATTTGATGAGAGAAGTTTTGGTGGATGGAAGAATGGTATGTGGATAGCCTtgacaacaaaaaataaatctGACTTTGTTAATGGTTCATCCCCAGAATCAAGTGCAGGAACTGATAAACACAGAGCTTGGTCTAAGGCCAATAACATGGTTAtttcttgaattttaaattcTCTATCTAGAGAAATTTCAGAAAGTGTTCTATATTAGTCTACTGCTAAAGATATCTGGACAAAGCTGGAATTCAGATTTGGCCAAAGCTCAGGTGTTAGGCTCTTTCAACTCCAAAAGGAGCTTAGTGACTTAACCCAAGGTGCTTCTGATATTGCTTCCTATTTTATCAAGATGAAATGACTCTGAGATGAGTTGGATACCTTGGACTCTTTTTCATCATGCCTTTGTGCTTGTTCCTATTGAGCAAAAACAATATTAAGTTCAAACAAGATGAAAGATTGCTTAAGTTTTTGATGGGTTTGAATGATACTTATTGTGGTGCAAGAGAAAATATTCTCATGATTTCACCTTTGCCCACTGTATCAAATGCCTATGCACTACTAATTCAAGAGGAAAAACAAAGAAAGGTCCAAAACACAAATAGATTTCTAGGGGAATCATCCTCTTTTTTTGCTGCAAATGCAAATAATGGAAATAAGACTTTTATCACTGATTTTAGGACACAAAGACAAACTTATGAGAATAAGAAATATGGGATGGTTTGTAAATATTGCAAGAAAACAGGAAATCTGATTGATAAGTGCTATAAACTCCATGGTTTTTCCCCAAATTTCAAGTTTACTTAGCAAAggaattttcaaaataatgtACAAGAAAATGTTGTCTCATCAAATGattattttgggaaaattcttgCTAACAACACAGATGAAAGAGTTCAGGGAAAACTCTTATCTACTGAACAACTTGCTCACGTTATGCAGATGCTACAACACATGAACAAAGATGATCAAGGTCCTACCTCTAAAGTCACTGCATCTGCTAATTGCATTGGTATAAAATTCACTCCTAgtccattttccttaaattccaaaatttaaggtcaatcatagaTTATTCACACAACATAGTTAAATCATAGACTTTTCTTTAATCTTATGTCTCTGCCTAAGTCCATTACTGTTAGTTTACCCAATTCTCAAAAAGTTAAGATTTCTTCCTCAGGATTCGTCAAgcttttctctaattttatcATACACAATGTTCTATTTAttcctaatttttattttaatcttCTATCTATCCATAAGCTGTGCAaacaatttttcaattttttattattcacCACTTCTCATTGTTTTATATAGGGCCCTTCAATGAAGAGCCCAATAATGCAGCTTGGTGAAGAACAAAATGGCCTCTATGTCCTCAAAGATAGAATTCTAACTGTTCCATCTTCTAGCAGTCTTATTTCTAGTCTTTTAGTTCTAAATTTTATTCAAAGAAGGATATATCATCCACTCTATCTTGTAGTTCAATTTCTGATGTTCAAAGTCAATTATGTCATGTAAGGTTGTCCATATGCCccttttaaatataaaaaatatcagtaatatttcttttaatgtgTGTTCAAAATTTTCTATTCCATGTCCTATTTGTCCATTAGCAAAACAACACAAGCTTCCTTTTCCTAACAGTAATATTTTTACTAAACAACATTTTGATCTAATACATATTGATACATAGGGACCTTATCAAACTCCCACCTATGATggttataaatattttcttactaTAGTAGATGATTTTACTAGGGGAACCTGGACTACCTTATTGGCCACTAAAAGTAATTCTTTCCCAATTCTCAAAAGTTTTTTAGCCATGACACAAAGACAATTCAACAAAAAGGTTAAGGTTATCAGATCTGATAATGCTTGGGAGTTAGGGTcaagttaaaaaaatttcagTTTCTTGTCTTCTCAAGGCATTTTACACCAAACATCTTGTGTGGCAACACCACAACAAAATAGTGTTGTTGAAATAAAGCATAAATACATTTTGGAAATTTGTAAGTCCCTACTTTTTCAATCTAACCTTCCACATAAGTTTTGGGGGGATGCACTCATGATTGCAACCTACATCATTAATAGATCTTCTACAAAATTCTTATCTTTTAAAACaccttatgaaaagttatatggGACCAGTCCCTCATATTCTCATTTAAGGAGTTTTGGATGTTTACTTTCACCTCTACACTGTCACAAGGTAGGTCAAAATTGGACTCTAGAGCTGAgccatgtgtttttattgggtacccatttgaaaaaaaagatataAGTTGTTTAGTCTCAAAACCAACAAGGTTCTTGTTTCCAGAAATGTTATCTTTTATGAAAATGCTTTTTCATTTGCTTCTACTACTCCCACTGTGCCTCTGTTTCCTTTGGTTCCTCATATTCCTCCTATAGATTATGCAAATGATACTCCTATCACTATTTCTTCTCAAGAAAATGTCAATGTCCTACCTTCTACTAGTTATCCTTCTATAACTACTTCTCCCTCAGTTTCTCCTAGTTGTTCATCTTCTCCTATCTCTACTCTCCCCACTGATGTTTTAGAACCTGATAACCCTGCTATTTCTATTATTCCCAATGCTCTCAGAAGATCCATTAGGTCAGTTCATACTCCCGCATACTTGGAAGATTATGTTTGCAACAATATCCAACTCTCTAATGTATCAGATTTTTGTTTTACTCcacctaaaatattttctattactTTTGCTACCCTATCTAATCCTAACCAATGTTACATAAATTCTTTATCACACATTCAAGAACCCACAATCTTTTCTCAAGTAATTTATATCCAGGATGGAAGGATGCTATGACTAAAGAGTTAGAAACTTTAATCACTAATGACACTTGGGAAGTGGTCACTTAGCCTGCTAGTAAGAAAGCATAGCCTACAAAATGGGTCTACAAGGTGAAATTAAACTCCAATGGTTGTGGAGAGACTCAAGGCTCGTTTAGTTGTTAGGGTAGATATACAGATAAAGGGTATTGATTTTATAGAGACTTTTAGCCTTGCTGTTAAAATAACCACTATCAGATGTGTTTTAGCATTGGCAATAAAGAAAGGTTGGGGTTTATATCAATTAGACGTAAACAATGCATTTTTACATGGAGAGTTAGAAGAAGAACATATGTAGTTTCCTGATGGTTTACAAGTTACTGATCCAACTCAGGTGTGTTGACTTAAAAAATCATTATACGGTTTAAAGCAAGCATTGCGACAGTGGTATTCAAGATTAACGGCTGCTTTAAAGTTCAAAGGGTTTACTCATCGTTGAATGATTATTCATTATTTTACAAGACTCATAattcttgtatttttattttagtcgTTTATGTCGACGACATATTTCTTACAGGGAACAACAAAGAGGAATTGGATGCCTTGAAATCATTTTTAGACTCAGAATTCAAAATCAAAGACTTGGGAGACCTACATTATTTTTTGGGAATTGAGATTATTCGTGAGCCTCAGGGATTGATTCTAAATCAACGCAAGTTTCTTCTTGAGCTATTTTCTGAGTATGAGTCACTTGATTTGAAATCAGCTTCTTCACCTATAGACCCTTATCACAAACTCTAAGCTGACATGAGTGATCATCTCTCCGATGCTACTACTTACCGGAGGCTCACCGGTCAACTAAACTTTCTTATCCACACACGCCCCGATATCTCTTTCTCTGTTCAACACTTAAGCCAATATATGCAATCACCCCACAAAGCACATCTTGCAGCAGCACATCATGTATTCCGTTACCTTCTCAATGATCTCGGTCTTGTCATTTTCCTTAAttcctctctttctctttctttacttgCTTTTTGTGACTCCGACTAGGCCACTTTCTTGGATTTCCGATGATCCATCAACGGTTTCTACATAACCCTTGTTGAAAGTCCTATTTCTTGGAAATCTAAAAAACAAGCCTCTCTCTCCCTTTCCTCCGTCGAAGTCGAGTACCGCTCCATGAGACTTGTTGTCGCACAGCTTACTTGGCTCGTTTGCCTTTTTTTCGATCTAGATCTACCTATTTTCCTTCCTATTCCACTGTTTTCCGACAGTTAGACGACGATTCACATTGCTAAAAATCCAGTCTTTCATGAACAGACGAAGCATGTTGACTTGGATTGTCACTTCGTCTGTCAACAGTACTTAGATTGCcttattttcctcttttttcttcctttctcttCACAACCAACCGATCTCTTTACTAAACCTATTCCAGCATCTTCTCATCTGTTTTTGTTAAGCAAATTGGGTGTCCGTTCCTCCCTCTCTAATTTGATGGGGAGGGGGGGAGTGTtggaattaattatatttttgatgTATCGGAGAAGACGAAGGAAACACCACAATCATTAAAAGACTTTTTGcagagaaaaaaaaatgcaaTAGAGTGCTGTGAAGACATTTCATTTCCTCCAAAGACACATGGCCACAAATAAAGCAAAATGATCACATGCTGTGCACGAGTTTTTGTTTAAAGAATTCTCTAGAACTATGTTGATGTAAATATTAGTAGTATTCAATtcccattttatttattaagtgTAAATATAGTTTGTTATGgcaaaaatcaataatataggAACAAGTGTATAGTTAGTTGCTCTCAATTATTCTTTTTCATTGCTATATAAACATATACTGTGCAGataaaaaatacacaaaaaattcatttcaatttatttcttCGTCATTTTTTCTATCACAGAGATAGATTTTCCTTTTCCACATTTGAGGCACCATTCTAAATAATGTATCCATGATCGTGGGGTGATAGGGGTCTGGCCAATCCAAAGTTAGTAATTTGTTCCACAATTGCATTCCATATGAGCATTCAGCAAATAGGTGATCCCTATCTTCATcgcatgtttttttttattattggtgTACTGATATTCAGTGAAGGATCCATATGGTATCCAGGTGGTTCATCCGAACCTCATTcgacaaaaaattatattatttatatatggttaaaatattttttatgtataaatagtagatgtcgaactcccttcgactagttcgtgtgtctactttttcaaattttgaacccGCTTATTAAAAATCTTGATTTCGCCACTACTGATATTTATACTTTGTGTTGTCATGTTGTAGtgattttttctaaattatacaaataaataaataaattctcaTAGAAAATAACACAGTCATAAATAGTTGTTTAGATGATATACTTGGAATTGATAAGATATAGATTCTATAACCAGTGGTGGACCcagaaattttatgaagggaatttaaaaaaaattaaacacgctaattagaaaaaaaaatgtgcttattcGGATTCGAACCCGCGAGCTGAGATAAGCTAAGACAAAATATTGAACCCcatttgccactgagctagtccttttggcttatgctcagggggttcaatgttaaatatatatacataaataaaattttttatcttatatatacagtgtattTTTTTAACGAAGAGGGTTCAGATGAACCCCTCAACTACACGTGGGTCCGCCTCTGTCTATAACACTAAACTGCTGAGGCGATTTTATTCATCTTTTGTTATTGCTTTTAcactttttatctttttttctgtaaaaatataaagaataatTAGTGCAAattataattgagggtgagaAAAAAATAGTATATATGAAAATTGATGATGATTTTTAAAGAGTATCTCGaccatttattattttttatattgttatcttttttgaataataattataatattttttgtatattattggtattctatttgaatttttttgctGAACTATtaaatttgttatttttttatttttttaaatgataaaattataaaacatataATATACACATCTCGTACATCCTTGCTTCGTTTTGTATAAAACGCATCGGTTGATGCCCCCCGCTATTTAAAACACCGACAGAGCCATTGCTCTTCAAAGACTTGATTGGTTTCTCTGCATGAAGTGATGTAAAGCTCTCTCCTTTTCTCCCCGTGAACATGAGTACCCCCTAAAAAAGAAAGTTGTCCttcattttcctcttcttttttttctattgtCCAATcttttaaacaaaataaaaccCCTCCAATGGCTATAGACCAAAGTAATTCCGCCACAAAACTTTCTCTATTTTTAACACCAAAAGCcatgaaattaaaatattcaCCTCTTGATCATGatcatcatcaacattcatCAGGTATATTAACTCCACCACTTCACACTAATTGTTTAGCTTCTGTTCCTTTCAAGTGGGAATTACATCCTGGTAAACCTAGACCTTATTGTACTGACATTATTATCTCTAACATTTTCAATGATCAAACCAAATGCTTAGAGCCACCTCCAAGACTTTATTACTTGgataaaattaccaaaatacctTCCTCCTCTAACACTCATGTCCTTGAGAGAGGGCAATTTGGTACTTTAGTTCTTTACGAAAATAATATTAAGAAAGTGCATAGAAGAGGTCCTTACTGGTGGCAACGGTTTGTCAAACGGCGTGTTAGAAAGGAAACTGGTGTCGGTGGGGGTAATTTGGTCATTTCAACGTCCTCTTCAGATTGTTGTAACTCCTCCAGCCTCTCTAATGGCAGGTCTCACTCTCGCATTTGGGTAagtcttttcaattttttttttcgaagtgtttgataaaatttaaataatagaaAGTTGCGGGTTTTCAATTTATTGTTTCGACCTTTTGACTTTAGCTTAATACTCTTTTCGTTTATTTTATGTGCCTTTGTTTAAAAGattgtaaaataataattaacatgATGATTTAATACATTACTtttattaattgatatttattactttccctattttaatttgtttgacctATTTTTTTTAGTTCCATTAAAATTGAATgatgttttttcctttttaatatttttcttaaatttataatttttcatgtgacatgtttaagatcacagcattaaatttttaatttagacGAGAAGtaaggttttttttttactttcttacaCTTCATgtcatgtcaagtcaaaataggTCACTTAATTTGAAACCGATGGAGTattatgttttgaaaaataatttggagaataagtaattaattgttaagaataaaacatgaaaaaaatatttggttAAAAgcgacaaataaaaataaaaatttatttttgaaataatggaCAAGTTAAAACAACAAAGAAATTATTAATGATAAGATActagtaatattttttaattaaatcggCAGTGTTTATTAGTTAAAATAAACCAGCTTATGACTTTAGATtgaaatttttaataattaaatgtTGTTGATGTTtatcaatcaaataaataagacaaaaaaaataatcatacaTTTGTTTGCTgaaattaccaaaataccctcCTAACGCCAACGTCCACACCTACTAGCAATTGTCGGTTCGTTAATTCAATCCTGTTCACTACCTTAACTTTAGACCTTAAAATTAATGTTgcttaattatgtaatttaGGAGTTTCACATATTGGTGTATGGTTTAGAAGGAGAAAAGTTCATAAATTTCTTCAATTACATGATGATCGATAAATTTATGATTATCCTTCTTCatttaaatacatttaatttattaatatacGTTTAACTCACACATCACTTGTTACATTCTTAATATTAAATCCTGTCTCGCGGTGTTGCATTTTTTCACTTAACATTCACCATCGAAACATTTCTAGTACTTCCATAAATCATTTGTGTATTATCACTACTAGAATATAAGAAACTAGCGATGGATAAAATTTCATAACTAAACAATAAAAATCTCATTCTAACCTTTTAGCTATGAGAAAGCAATggattataagaaaattcattTACCTAAGAGCTATTTAGCTATGAATTAACTAGAAATTACCGACTATTCCGTAGCTAGTTTCATAtttactaattattttttttccatttcctttttgttcctttttaaaattgattcatCTTCAAAACATACAGGGTTCCATGTACGAGGGTTTCAAGCATGTCATACCTTGGAAGGGCAAAAAATCAGAGAAAGAAGTGCTCATTAAAACTCAAACCTGAAATGCTTTTTCTAGTAATATTCTAAAACTCCTTTGTAATATGTGATATATGTAGTATAGAAGCATGAATTGTATATGctccaccccacccccaccccaccccaacGAGATGTAATCTACAATATTTGGTTTTAAGTAGTTGCAAACATAACGTATTATCAAATTGGTGTTGACTAATTGCTTTGACTTTAAAATGTGATATGGAATATATGCTAAGTCTGTTCCTCATAACTTTCTGAATAGATtgcatttaattttaaaatacaataaaatgatatgaatattcAGCATATTCCCAAATAATTTTCAACAATGTTTTTGCTTATTTGGTCTATTGTTGTAATTTTGTTGGATTTTGAATCCCGAACTCGGAATTGACCTTTTGTTTTACTTTAaagtttgatttattttatgttacaGGTTATTGTTGGACTCATTTAACCATATTATTTTGATTAGATTGGACTTGTTTGATGGATTTAAATGATGCAGAGCTTATAGAAAAATTAAAGAGCATCTGTTCGACATATGGACAACTCGATTGTCTCTCATTGGCATCCCCAAGGGAGTGTGTGCGCAGGTTATGAGTAGATATGAccattgcattgcatttcattatattatcatgttAATTCTGATTTGAGCATCATTGTGTTAATGAGGTGGTACAACAATTAAAATGTTAATTCTGATTTGAGCATCATTGTGTTAATGAGGTGGTACAACAATTAAAATGTAGTTAGTATAATTCCACATGTGGCGTATGAAAAATGTGGTATGTACgcaaattttatttctattttatagAGATAAAGACTGTTT
Proteins encoded in this window:
- the LOC129876397 gene encoding uncharacterized protein LOC129876397, with translation MAIDQSNSATKLSLFLTPKAMKLKYSPLDHDHHQHSSGILTPPLHTNCLASVPFKWELHPGKPRPYCTDIIISNIFNDQTKCLEPPPRLYYLDKITKIPSSSNTHVLERGQFGTLVLYENNIKKVHRRGPYWWQRFVKRRVRKETGVGGGNLVISTSSSDCCNSSSLSNGRSHSRIWGSMYEGFKHVIPWKGKKSEKEVLIKTQT